In Chitinophagales bacterium, one DNA window encodes the following:
- the polA gene encoding DNA polymerase I has protein sequence MTDKRLFLLDAFALIYRAYFGLSKTPFYNSKGINTTAVFGFTNTLVDLIQREKPTHIAVCFDTAAKTNREDDFADYKANRQEQPEDITIAIPYIRKIIEAFKIPIVELDGFEADDVIGTLAKKAEKDGYKVYMVTPDKDYGQLVSPNIFMYKPAYQGRPVEVLGPEQIMKKWEIDDVTKVIDILGLMGDSVDNIPGLPGVGEKTAKKLVNEFGSVENLIAHPEKLKGKLQQTVIDLKEQALLSKKLATIITDVPVEATEEQLVMEEPDKEELTRLFNDLEFRTLGKRIIGEGYSVVAPEARQRDLFGQEVPVAQSATLPDSPATKPQASKNAASTPHTYHLVDTEEKMKNLVEELMKQEEFCFDTESTHVDANLAELVGLAISFKTFEAFYIPLPADRDRVMKILALFRPALESETIRKIGQNIKYDMLLLKWYGVQVQGPMFDTMLAHYLIEPDQRHNMDILAENYLSYEPIHIEELIGKKGKGQGNMRDVEVSKVAEYAGEDADITLQLKEIFMPLLKEKEVEQLCMEVEVPLVPVLADMEFEGVKIDKTFLNDYSKQLEKEIIQVEKEVYDLAGVRFNLASPKQLGEVLFDKLKIPYQGKKTKTGQYSTDEDRLGKLVKDYEIAKKLQDYREWTKLKSTYVDALPLLINPKTGRVHTSFNQAIAATGRLSSVDPNLQNIPIRTDRGKEIRKAFIARDEEYVLLSCDYSQIELRIIAALSGDENMLDAFKKGLDIHSATAAKVYNVELSMVTSEMRRNAKAVNFGIAYGQSAFGLSQTLGISRTEAKEIIDNYQKEFPGVSQLMASNIAFAHEHGYVKTVLGRKRYLRDINSANFTVRAQAERLAINAPIQGSAADMIKVAMINIHRAFKQRKFKTRMTLQVHDELVFDAHVAEVEEVKEMVVELMKNAMPLGVPIEVGAGVGRNWLDAH, from the coding sequence CATCTACCGCGCCTACTTCGGGTTGAGTAAAACACCATTTTATAATTCCAAGGGAATAAATACGACGGCAGTATTTGGCTTCACCAATACACTCGTTGACCTGATACAGCGCGAGAAGCCCACGCATATAGCAGTCTGCTTTGATACCGCTGCGAAAACCAACCGCGAAGATGACTTTGCCGACTACAAAGCCAACCGGCAGGAGCAACCGGAAGATATCACCATCGCCATTCCTTATATCCGTAAGATTATCGAAGCATTTAAGATTCCTATTGTCGAGCTCGATGGCTTTGAAGCGGATGATGTGATTGGCACACTGGCAAAGAAAGCGGAGAAGGACGGCTACAAAGTATATATGGTTACCCCTGACAAGGATTATGGCCAGCTCGTTTCACCCAATATTTTTATGTATAAACCGGCATATCAGGGAAGGCCGGTAGAAGTGTTAGGTCCTGAACAGATCATGAAAAAATGGGAGATTGACGATGTAACAAAAGTGATTGACATCTTAGGGTTGATGGGTGATTCCGTAGATAATATTCCTGGTTTGCCCGGTGTGGGCGAAAAGACAGCCAAAAAACTGGTGAATGAATTTGGATCCGTGGAAAACCTCATAGCGCATCCGGAAAAACTGAAAGGTAAACTGCAGCAAACTGTAATCGACCTGAAAGAGCAGGCATTGCTTTCGAAAAAGCTGGCCACTATCATAACCGATGTACCGGTGGAAGCAACAGAAGAACAACTGGTGATGGAAGAACCGGATAAGGAAGAGCTCACCAGGCTTTTTAATGACCTCGAGTTCCGGACACTCGGCAAAAGGATAATCGGAGAGGGTTACTCCGTAGTGGCGCCGGAAGCAAGGCAAAGGGATTTGTTCGGTCAGGAAGTTCCTGTTGCCCAAAGTGCAACACTGCCTGATTCACCGGCCACGAAGCCACAGGCTTCAAAAAATGCAGCTTCAACACCGCATACCTATCACCTTGTTGATACGGAAGAGAAAATGAAAAACCTGGTGGAGGAACTGATGAAACAGGAGGAATTCTGTTTTGATACAGAATCAACCCATGTAGATGCGAACCTCGCTGAACTGGTTGGGCTTGCCATTTCCTTTAAAACTTTTGAGGCATTTTATATTCCGTTGCCTGCTGATCGTGACAGGGTGATGAAGATACTTGCCCTGTTCCGGCCAGCGCTGGAAAGTGAAACAATCCGGAAGATCGGACAGAATATCAAGTACGACATGCTGCTGCTGAAGTGGTATGGCGTGCAAGTGCAGGGGCCGATGTTTGATACCATGCTGGCGCATTACCTCATTGAGCCCGATCAGCGGCATAATATGGACATACTTGCCGAAAACTATCTCAGCTATGAACCGATTCATATTGAGGAGCTGATTGGAAAAAAAGGAAAAGGACAGGGCAATATGCGCGATGTGGAAGTGTCGAAGGTGGCGGAGTATGCAGGCGAAGATGCTGATATAACACTGCAGCTTAAAGAAATCTTCATGCCATTGCTGAAAGAAAAAGAAGTGGAACAGTTATGCATGGAAGTGGAAGTGCCATTGGTGCCGGTGCTTGCCGATATGGAATTTGAAGGAGTAAAAATTGATAAGACATTTCTGAATGATTATTCTAAACAGCTGGAGAAAGAGATCATTCAGGTGGAAAAGGAAGTGTATGATCTGGCCGGCGTCCGCTTTAACCTGGCATCGCCCAAACAATTAGGGGAAGTACTGTTCGACAAACTGAAGATTCCTTACCAGGGAAAAAAGACAAAAACCGGGCAGTATTCGACCGATGAAGATAGGCTCGGCAAGCTGGTGAAGGACTACGAGATCGCGAAGAAATTACAGGACTATCGTGAATGGACCAAGCTGAAATCAACTTATGTGGATGCATTGCCATTGCTGATCAACCCAAAGACAGGACGAGTACATACTTCATTCAACCAGGCCATTGCTGCCACCGGAAGGCTGAGTTCGGTGGATCCTAACCTGCAGAATATTCCGATCCGTACTGATCGCGGAAAAGAAATTCGCAAGGCCTTTATCGCACGTGATGAGGAGTATGTCTTGTTGTCGTGCGATTATTCTCAGATTGAATTACGCATCATTGCAGCGCTGAGCGGTGATGAAAATATGCTCGATGCTTTTAAGAAGGGACTTGATATTCATTCCGCTACGGCAGCAAAAGTGTATAATGTTGAGCTGAGTATGGTGACTTCGGAAATGCGCAGGAATGCAAAAGCGGTGAATTTCGGCATTGCATATGGACAATCTGCATTCGGATTGTCACAGACACTTGGCATCTCCCGCACAGAAGCTAAAGAGATCATTGATAATTACCAGAAGGAATTTCCGGGTGTGAGTCAGCTGATGGCGAGTAATATCGCTTTCGCGCATGAACATGGCTATGTAAAAACAGTGCTTGGCCGGAAGCGTTATCTGCGTGATATTAACTCGGCGAATTTCACCGTGCGCGCACAGGCTGAGCGATTGGCGATCAACGCACCTATACAAGGTTCGGCTGCCGACATGATCAAGGTGGCTATGATCAATATTCACCGCGCGTTTAAGCAACGGAAGTTCAAAACCAGGATGACCTTACAGGTACATGATGAATTGGTGTTTGACGCGCATGTTGCCGAAGTTGAAGAAGTGAAAGAAATGGTTGTGGAGCTGATGAAAAACGCTATGCCGCTTGGTGTGCCCATTGAGGTGGGAGCAGGCGTAGGGAGAAATTGGTTAGATGCGCATTGA
- a CDS encoding S8 family peptidase, translating to MLPSFTKKPLLIIIIIVLHGYHVSLFAQESAHVPGDVIVLLKQGSDVNRLVADCRMIENQSTEFAALQQLSARLNIWLLHFNSTLVDEAKMLSAIKAHASVTLAQYNHFTESRNVPNDDQFGAQWNMLNIGQTGGTSGADVRATNAWDITTGGFTAGGDTIVVAIDDDGFDLAHQDLNFWKNHQEIPGNLVDDDHNGYTDDYDGWNSQTSSGVITSIGSGHGTHVAGIACARGNNTIGVAGVNWNVKILPVQGNSGTESIAVAGYGYILEQRARYNETNGDSGAFIVAVNSSWGTDFALPANFPVWCAMYDSMGAQGILNAAATNNSSNVNVDVQSDMPTACSSDYLISVTNTDKNDNRTAAFGATTIDLGAPGTSIVSTIPGNGYASKTGTSMSSPHVAGAIALICSLPCDSLSNDLKHDAAATMLRIKGFILDGVDPVSGLDGVTVSGGRLNVNQALLNAAAYYNCNVGVKDPAQAVNGISVFPNPSTNEVTITAGVRLSGNISIALINVMGQVMKAATLPGSNNYEMQTNVSDLPTGIYMLLLSNEQGVIGQEKIIVE from the coding sequence ATGCTCCCTTCATTCACAAAAAAGCCGCTGCTGATCATCATCATCATTGTATTGCATGGATACCATGTCAGCTTATTTGCACAGGAGTCAGCGCATGTTCCCGGCGATGTGATCGTGCTGTTAAAACAGGGAAGTGATGTGAACCGTTTGGTTGCTGATTGCAGGATGATAGAAAATCAGTCAACGGAGTTTGCTGCCTTACAACAACTCTCGGCACGATTAAATATTTGGTTGCTTCATTTTAACAGCACGCTTGTTGATGAAGCAAAGATGCTCTCTGCCATTAAAGCACATGCATCAGTGACCCTTGCGCAGTACAATCATTTCACCGAAAGCCGCAACGTGCCCAATGATGATCAGTTTGGTGCGCAATGGAACATGCTGAATATCGGGCAAACCGGCGGAACATCGGGTGCAGATGTGCGGGCAACCAATGCCTGGGACATCACTACCGGTGGCTTTACCGCCGGAGGCGACACCATTGTAGTAGCGATTGATGATGACGGATTTGACCTTGCGCATCAGGACCTCAACTTCTGGAAAAATCACCAAGAAATTCCGGGTAACCTCGTGGATGATGATCACAATGGTTATACAGATGATTATGATGGATGGAATTCACAGACAAGCAGTGGTGTCATCACCTCAATCGGAAGCGGCCATGGAACGCATGTGGCCGGCATAGCCTGTGCCAGGGGAAATAATACCATCGGCGTTGCGGGTGTGAACTGGAATGTTAAGATTCTGCCGGTACAGGGAAATTCAGGCACGGAATCCATTGCAGTGGCAGGCTATGGATACATTCTCGAGCAGCGGGCAAGATACAATGAAACGAATGGTGACTCGGGCGCCTTCATAGTTGCCGTGAATTCATCCTGGGGAACTGATTTTGCTTTACCTGCCAACTTCCCTGTCTGGTGTGCCATGTACGATTCAATGGGCGCTCAGGGCATATTGAATGCTGCAGCCACCAATAACAGCAGCAATGTGAATGTAGACGTGCAAAGCGATATGCCGACAGCCTGCAGCAGCGATTATCTTATTTCCGTTACGAATACGGATAAAAATGATAACCGCACCGCTGCCTTTGGCGCCACCACCATTGACCTGGGTGCACCGGGTACTTCGATTGTTTCCACCATTCCCGGTAATGGCTATGCTTCCAAAACAGGAACCTCCATGTCATCGCCACACGTAGCCGGAGCCATTGCCCTGATCTGCTCGCTTCCCTGCGATTCTTTAAGCAATGATTTAAAGCATGACGCCGCTGCAACCATGTTGCGTATCAAAGGATTTATTCTCGATGGCGTTGATCCTGTCAGCGGGCTTGATGGCGTTACCGTCAGTGGCGGACGACTGAATGTGAACCAGGCACTCCTTAATGCCGCTGCTTATTACAATTGTAATGTTGGCGTGAAAGATCCTGCACAGGCTGTAAACGGAATCAGCGTTTTTCCGAATCCGTCAACCAATGAAGTGACCATTACTGCCGGTGTGCGACTGAGTGGAAATATTTCCATCGCGCTCATCAATGTAATGGGACAAGTAATGAAAGCAGCAACACTGCCGGGCAGCAATAACTATGAAATGCAGACGAATGTATCCGACCTTCCTACAGGAATTTATATGCTCCTCCTGAGCAATGAGCAGGGCGTGATCGGGCAAGAGAAAATCATAGTAGAGTAA